A stretch of the Arachis stenosperma cultivar V10309 chromosome 6, arast.V10309.gnm1.PFL2, whole genome shotgun sequence genome encodes the following:
- the LOC130934484 gene encoding uncharacterized protein LOC130934484: MEDSINQEATADNNASVNNNMPADTPILNDAANPNSRSANDSHSQVFNGGGIHRMKKHLAKINGDVKKCPKVPYDVEKQMESLLKDIQASKKKRKVSFGEKGGDEVEDAIDEAIAQEEQEQQRTSSQQGVGGDPKKKAKVIPPMFAPRTTPRAQPSIKSVMQNKEAIHEVDKRFARWLLDCKIPFNAMMSPYFQDMLDGVAGIGPGYKGPSYDKLRVHLLADLKRESQMLVDSYRSAWKETGCTLMADGWTDQRQRTLINFLVYCSKGLCFLKSVDASSMVKNASHLCTLFSEVIEWIGPNNIVHVVTDNAANYVAAGRLINRKYDNIYWSPCAAHYLNLILKDRSSMAHISNLATRASKITVFVYNHTVFLSWLRERPKWREIVRPGATRFATVFITLKSIFDRKKELQQLVVDSIFTDHKLGRSATGRAVSAIILDAKFWDDCFTVCKLVSPLIYLLRVVDADDPPSLGYVYEGMLRAEDVIKEMFRQSKTAYQPYTDIINSRWDKHLKKDLHAAAYFLNPKFFFNENYKEAPDVMRGLLDLVTLYCKCNNLDSVQAMKEIHLYRDRKESFDRQEVIPAASELKSDEWWRLFGGSAPCLQKIVVRILSQASASSGCERNWSLFYQIYTKRRNRLEHDRLNDIVYVTYNLRLKSSQVDFWVTKEVVEKEPDLPSNVDDLLREIDADLYQSGGGSSGLYAASLSSADQGGNEGEDHPTEADLQQVLADFDN; the protein is encoded by the exons ATGGAAGATAGTATTAATCAAGAAGCAACTGCTGATAACAATGCTTCTGTGAATAATAACATGCCTGCCGACACTCCTATTCTGAATGATGCTGCTAATCCTAATTCCCGTAGTGCTAACGATAGTCATTCACAAG TTTTCAATGGAGGTGGAATTCACAGGATGAAGAAACATCTAGCAAAGATTAATGGAGACGTGAAAAAATGTCCTAAAGTTCCATATGATGTGGAAAAACAGATGGAAAGTTTGTTGAAAGATATTCAGGccagcaaaaagaaaagaaaagtaagtTTTGGTGAAAAGGGTGGTGATGAGGTAGAGGATGCAATTGATGAGGCAATAGCTCAAGAAGAACAGGAACAGCAGCGTACCTCGAGTCAGCAAGGAGTTGGAGGCGATCCAAAGAAAAAAGCCAAAGTCATTCCTCCTATGTTTGCACCAAGAACAACTCCAAGAGCTCAACCAAGTATTAAAAGTGTTATGCAAAACAAAGAGGCGATACACGAGGTTGATAAACGATTTGCTCGGTGGCTTTTGGATTGTAAAATTCCATTTAATGCTATGATGTCGCCATATTTCCAAGATATGTTGGATGGTGTTGCTGGTATTGGACCTGGTTACAAGGGGCCTTCTTATGATAAGTtaagggttcatttgttggctGATCTTAAAAGAGAAAGTCAAATGCTAGTTGATAGTTATAGGAGTGCATGGAAGGAAACTGGATGTACCCTCATGGCTGATGGTTGGACAGATCAAAGACAAAGAACGTTAATCAATTTCTTGGTGTATTGTTCTAAAGGTTTGTGCTTTCTGAAATCAGTAGATGCTTCCAGTATGGTAAAAAATGCTTCACACTTGTGTACTTTGTTTTCTGAGGTGATTGAATGGATTGGCCCAAATAATATTGTGCATGTTGTGACTGACAATGCGGCCAATTATGTTGCTGCTGGTAGGCTTATCAATAGAAAATATGACAATATCTATTGGTCACCATGTGCTGCTCATTACcttaatcttattttaaaagatagaaGCAGCATGGCGCATATTTCTAACCTTGCAACTCGTGCTTCAAAGATCACAGTATTTGTGTACAATCATACGGTTTTCTTATCTTGGCTAAGAGAAAGACCTAAGTGGAGAGAAATTGTACGTCCTGGTGCAACCCGGTTTGCAACTGTGTTTATTACATTGAAGAGCATCTTTGACCGTAAAAAAGAGTTGCAACAATTGGTTGTAGATTCAATTTTCACTGATCACAAATTAGGAAGGAGTGCTACTGGTAGAGCTGTGAGTGCTATTATTCTGGATGCCAAATTTTGGGACGATTGCTTTACTGTATGTAAACTTGTGAGCCCTCTGATTTACTTGCTGAGGGTTGTTGATGCTGATGATCCCCCATCTTTGGGGTATGTTTATGAAGGAATGCTAAGGGCAGAAGATGTAATTAAGGAGATGTTTAGGCAATCCAAGACTGCATATCAGCCGTACACAGATATTATCAACTCAAGATGGGACAAGCATTTGAAGAAAGATCTTCATGCGGCAGCTTACTTCCTGAATCCTAAAttcttttttaatgaaaattataAAGAAGCACCTGATGTTATGCGAGGTTTGCTTGATCTTGTTACCTTGTATTGCAAGTGTAACAATTTGGATTCAGTTCAGGCAATGAAAGAAATACATTTATATAGAGATCGGAAGGAAAGTTTTGATAGACAAGAAGTTATTCCAGCTGCATCTGAACTTAAGTCTG ATGAATGGTGGAGGTTATTCGGAGGCTCTGCTCCATGTCTACAAAAGATAGTTGTTCGCATTCTTAGCCAAGCATCTGCTTCTTCTGGGTGTGAGAGAAATTGGAGCCTTTTTTACCAGATTtatacaaaaagaagaaatagattGGAGCATGATAGACTGAATGACATTGTTTATGTTACCTATAATTTGCGTCTTAAATCCAG TCAAGTTGACTTCTGGGTGACTAAAGAGGTTGTAGAGAAAGAGCCTGATCTTCCTAGTAATGTGGATGACTTATTGC gtgAAATTGATGCTGATTTATATCAAAGTGGCGGTGGTAGTAGTGGTCTTTATGCTGCATCTCTTTCTTCTGCTGATCAGGGTGGGAATGAAGGTGAAGATCATCCCACCGAAGCAGATTTGCAACAAGTTCTTGCAGattttgataattga